CACTACCTGGAAACTCACCCGGCACCGCCATCAGCAAGGTGTGTCATCTGCAGCACAGAGATCTGCTGAAGGACTGCGGCTACAAGGACAGTGAGAATAAGGCCTTGGGGAGGGGAGTCAGCCATCTACAGACTCCCGACATTTCTGAATCTGCCATCTAGTTTAGGATTGTCAGATTTGGCAGATTTTGTTTAGCATATGCgtatcccatgcaatatttggaacatacttacactaaaaaaattagttgtttttttatctgaaatataaATGTAACCTATCCGACAACCCAAATCTAGATACTTACAATCTACCATGCTCCCATAGGTATTCTAAGTAGTTCTGAATCCCCTAACACCATTCTTGCCCTGAGTTCCCTGTTCTTAACATGCAGGCCATACCGCAAGGCTTCCTTTTATTTGGCCAGCATATCACCTCCCTGTTCCCCTGTAACAGAGTCGGGAGAACAGGGGACCACAGCTAGTCGGTGGCGGAGCCACCCAGATGCATTTGTTTATGATTTTAAGAATGTGACCATAGTTTTCGTTCCTCCTCGCCTCTCCTCAGGCACTAACTCGCCAACTCTAAACCTTCCCACATGAGTCCTTTTGCAGTTCCCAGAACGGACTGCCCTTGTGGGTTCCACTCCACTGGacagctctctcctccccatctttCTTAAGCCTCAAGCAGTCATGGTTAATCTGTGCCCCTTTCAAAGTCTCGTGATTCCTCAGCTGCCAGTGGCCTGTGGGGCTGTGGCAGGGTGATGGGGTACCTGGGGAGTCTGCCTGGCCAGGACTCAGCAAGGGAGTGACAGGCTGGTCCCACAGGTGTGGGGGGCGGCTCTGGGTCTTCTGCAGGTGCCGCCTCTGCAGCAGCTGCTTGTACTCCCACCAGCTAGAGCAGCGCTGCACCTCGGGATCCGAGTTTACATCCTCCCGGAAGTGCTGGGCCTCTGCCTGTTGCTCCCGTTCCCGCCTGGAGAGCTTCTCCTTCCGCTGGTTCAGCTTCTGGCACCAGGACTTGGTGTCTGTCTCCCGCCCAGTGATGTTGGCGGGGAgcagctctggggctggggcaggcaggagggtGTGGCGACTATCTGAAGCCATGTTGGGGAAGGAGATCTGCTCAAAGTTCCAGCGTGGCTTACAAGCCCCCTGGACCCCATTCTCTACTTTGCCACTCTCGTTtctgcaccccaccccctccctggtcAGGACAGAGCAGGGCTCCGGGGACCCCAGAAGCTGAAAAGGGCCCGCTGGGCCCTTTACAGGGCTTGACTCCTGGGGTTTCTCCTCTGGGCATCGGCTGTTCTGGTTGCGGGGAGGTGGGCTGGAGGCTGCCAGTCTCTCGAGTGTCCCATCCACCCCCTGCAGGGGGTTCTCCAGGGCCTTGGGCTTCTTATTAATGGACCTGAGGGGCATGGGAGGAAATGCAGCACATCTGCTCCTGATTGCTGAGGTGCACATGTCCCACCTGTGCCCTACTGCCTCCCAGAGCCTACACAGCAGCTGCCCAAGCCCAGCTCTTACACCCATGCATTCTCCAAGGTCCCAAACACCAGCACTCCCTCAATAGCTCTGCTCCCCAGAACTCCCTGGGGAGTGGCAATGTGGGCATTACCGAGAGCTGGCGCTCCTCTTCCTCTTGCCATGCCAATCTGCCAAGTGCTGGGCACTGCCATCCAAGTTCAGCTGCCTCTCGTAAGGTGACAGGATCGAGCTGTGGGGTGAGAATGGGGCAGGCAACTGATCTGCCTCCTCAGCCTGGTGCTCCCAGTGGAATTGGTGAGGGACTGGCCCAGAAGACAAGTCAGTGGGCTAGGGTCAGAGCCACACCCAAGGGCGGAGGCCTCAGAGAGATCTGCACTTGGGGTACATGGAGGCAGCCACATGGGCGTGCCCATGAGTCTTTGCTAGGCCTCTGGGTCTCACCAATGGCACCTCTGAACAGAGGCTCACTGGAACCAGGGCTCTGGCAGAGCCAGCAATAAATGATTAACACGGGTGAGAAAAATCAAGAGGactagaaaacttagaaaatacaaaaaaataaaaatgaaaataaaagccatgGATACCACtgtaacatttttgtttcttataaatacacatactgtcttctctttgtatgtttttttgtATCAGAAGTAATGTTGTACTAACATACTGCtgtgtgatctttttttttccactcaataACCTATTACAGACATGGCCCCTTACCACTACAGCATTCTTCCCTGCCACAATTTTCTTATGGCTTTaaagctgcactgtccaatatggtggccaccaGACACAAggggctatttaaattaaatttaaatccattaaaattaaataaaattaaaaattcagtcccACAGTTACACAAGCCACATATATTGGACAGCACCGacaaagaacatttttatcactacAGAAAGTCCGGTTGGAC
The sequence above is drawn from the Equus przewalskii isolate Varuska chromosome 10, EquPr2, whole genome shotgun sequence genome and encodes:
- the TSEN54 gene encoding tRNA-splicing endonuclease subunit Sen54, with amino-acid sequence MEPGAEPAAVEVPAGRVLSARELLAARSRSQKLPQRSHGPKDFLPDGSAAQAERLRLCREELWQLLAEERVERLGSLVTAEWRPEEGFVELKSPAGKFWQTMGFSEQGRQRLHPEEALYLLECGSIQLFHQDLPLSIQEAYQLLLTEDTVTFLQYQVFSHLKRLGYVVRRFQPSSILSPYERQLNLDGSAQHLADWHGKRKRSASSRSINKKPKALENPLQGVDGTLERLAASSPPPRNQNSRCPEEKPQESSPVKGPAGPFQLLGSPEPCSVLTREGVGCRNESGKVENGVQGACKPRWNFEQISFPNMASDSRHTLLPAPAPELLPANITGRETDTKSWCQKLNQRKEKLSRREREQQAEAQHFREDVNSDPEVQRCSSWWEYKQLLQRRHLQKTQSRPPHLWDQPVTPLLSPGQADSPAAVLQQISVLQMTHLADGGAGLLEKAGGLEISFDVYQADAVASFRKNNPGKPHARMCISGFDEPVPDLCTLKRLSYQCGDVPLIFALVDHGDISFYSFRDFTLPRDLEH